The following nucleotide sequence is from Aedes aegypti strain LVP_AGWG chromosome 3, AaegL5.0 Primary Assembly, whole genome shotgun sequence.
CCTGCCATTCGCTTCATTCGATTTACGGTGCTGACTTGAAGCAGAAGGCCTCGCTGGAATTGTGACCATAAGAAAACCTTTAAGTTTGACGAATCCCTTGCTCCGACCGGATATCAACACAGGAATTAGAAGGAAAGGTAAATTATAAAGCTTTTGATGATTCTATGTGGCAATTATTACGAATGTAGAGCGCAAATGTGTTCCCACGACGAAGTGTGATCATGCAAATGCAAATGACGTGTTTCGTGAATGTGTTTCGCAATTTCAGTGAATGTTTCTTGCCTAATCGTCCACACACCGAAGGATGAACAAAAATGGATCTGTCACAACTCCAGCTACGCCTGTCAGCAAAAGCACCAGCATCAATGGCAACGGGGTCGCTTCAGCAAATATCAACCTGTTTCAGGAGATCGTGATACGCCTGATGCTCTTCGGCTTATACTTGTAAGTAGCACCATATCATCGAAAATTCGTCTTCGCACAAACAGGTCTCACGGCAGGCTATTTTTTGTGGCGAAATGTTTTGACTTTGAGATCGAACTTGGCATCTGTTGGCGTCTTCATAAAAGAGCTAAATCACCATCAGCTATTGCAAAACCCGCGCGCGAATAAGGGGTGAGACCGACCGGTGTGTTTACCGcacaaaatgctaatatttgatTTGTCATGGCACGAGCAAAAGCGGTGGAGTCGGGTTCGAGTACGTTAAACTATATCGTAATGCGCAAGATAAGGATGCACTTGTTTTCGTTTTAGTTGTTGAATACAATTACAAATTTCTTAGCTGGATGGATTCATGGAATTCAATAGTCGAGAAAGCGCAGAATCTAAGAATCAGGAAGATCGGAGAGATGACGAGTCGAAGAATCAACGAATCAGATAATaggaaatgaatgaatgaaggAATCAAATAATCAATGAATCTAAGTGTCAAAAAATCTCAGAATTAAAGatttgaataattaaataatcaaAGAATTAAAGAATCCAAGAATTAAAGAAGCCAATAACCAAAAAATCGAAGAATCGAGGAATCGGAGAATCGAAGAATTGAAGattcgaagaatcgaagaattcaagaatcgaagaattcaagaatcgattaatcgaagaatcgaagaatcgaaaaCTCGAAGAATCGAAAACTCGAAGAATCGGAGAATCGAAAACTCGAAGAATCAAAGAATTGATGAATCGAAGAATTAATGACTCGAAGAAttgaagaatcgaagaattgAGCAATCGAAGAATCGGATAATCGAAGAAttgaagaatcgaagaattgATGAATCGAAGAtttgaagaatcgaagaattgATGAAtggaagaatcgaagaatcgataGATCTAAAAATCGAAGAATTGAAGAATCGGAGAATCGATTAACTGAAGAATCGATGAGTCGATGAATCGAAGAATTGAAGAATTGGAGAATCAAAGAAttgaagaatcgaagaatcagGGAATCGAGAATCAAAGAACCATCGAATCCAAGAACCAAAGAATCAAAGAAttgaagaatcgaagaattgaagaattgaagaattgaataattgaagaatcgaagaattgaagaatcgaaaaattgaagaattgaaaaattgaagaatcgaagaatctaAGAAGCGAAGAATCGTAGAATTGAAGAATTGGAGAATCGAAAAATCGAAGAATTGAAGAATCAAAGAATCGAAGAACCAAAGAATCGAAGAATTGAAGATTTGGAGAATTGAAGAAATGAAGAATCGAAAAATCGAATAATTGAATAATCGGAGAATCGAAAAATTAAAGATTCAAATTATCAAAGAATCCAAGAATCAAAAAATCgaagtatttttgaaattttccacacCGCATTTCTTGTACCCCCTCGGCAGCTACTTCGAGTTGAAGGAAGCCTTCGTTCGAGTGATCCATCCGGAGGAAATGTGGCTCTACAAGAACCCCATCAGCCCCAGCTACGTCCCCCTGGCACTGCTGTACCCGGCCGTCTTCGGTCTGGTGGGGCTGGTCATCATTGGATACTTCATCCGCAGCCGGGACTTTCAGGACTTCAAGTGCGCTTGGCTGGGCTTCTCGCTGGCCTGCACCCTGAACGGAGCCATCACCGACGTGATCAAGGTCAGCGTCGGACGACCGCGGCCGGACTTCTTCTATCGCTGCTTTCCGGATGGGCAGATGAATGAAGACATGGCGTGCACCGGGGACGCCTGGACGGTTAAGGACGGACGTAAGAGCTTCCCCAGCGGGCATTCTTCGTGTGAGTATTGATCAACTGTTGCGTGAATAGTACAGAAGATTCTTACAAAAGTTCCTTTATTCTAGTTGCTTTTGCGGCCCTGGGCTACCTGGCGTGGTACCTATTCGCCAAGCTACATGTCTTTACCGAGCGAGGTAGAGGGCAGACGTGGCGTTTGCTAGCTTCCGGTGGACCGTTGTTTGCAGCATTGATGGTCGCCATAAGTCGGACCTGTGACTACCACCATCACTGGCAGGACGTGACGGTGGGATCGCTGATTGGATTAACCGTGGGTTACCTAAGTTATCGACAGTATTATCCGCCGCTCGATTCGCGACATTGTTATCTACCGTACAGTTCGGAAGTGATATCCCCTAACTCGAATAGAAAATCCGTCTCTAAAAGGGACCAAGTGCCAGATGAGTCTGAATCGGACACTAAAATGTTACTGGGAGGTGAAGAAAAGGAGAGCAAGTGGACATAGCTCTAGACTTTTCTCAACATTAGTGGCATTTTAGTAGAATACGGATCACATAGGTACCTTCCTATAGAAACTTCGATTGTGATATAAAGCTTATGTGTTATTTAGAATCTGATCatacaaaacaaacataacagtGTAATAGGCTAAATGCATAACAATTCCCAGTGGTCTGACCACGATATCAATTTGTAACAAAGCACATGGCATCCGTCGTAATGTCGGTGAAAATTTACTCATCCTTGACGTTGAACTTCATTTGAACGATATCACCAAGGCCACACTCGAGGACGTCTCCATCCCGAACGGGTCCTGCTCCGGCGGGAGTTCCAGTCAGAATTAGGTCATTCTCCTCCAGGGTCATGTACTTGGACGTGTAGGCGATCAGTTCTGATATCTAGAAAGGGATAAAACGGTTTAGAATCGATCTCTAATCCCATTTCGACTGTAACCCACTGTGAAAATCAGATTGCTCGTCCGGTCGTCCTGTTTGAGCTGGTCGTTCACCTTGCACCACACCCGCACATCGTTCGGATCTCCCAACTCTTCCGCCGGGATCAGTCTGCTCACCGGCGTGGACGTGTCGAATCCTTTTCCCAAGCACCAGGGAAGCCCCTTGGGTCGGGCATCCAGAATGAAGTCCATGCCGGTCATATCCAGGGCTAGGCAGTAGCCGGCCACGTAGTTCATGGCCTGATCCGGGCTGACATTGTTGCACTTCTTTCCGATGACCACACCGAGCTCGGCCTCGTAGTTGATGGCACCGAAGACCTTGGGAACCTATTGTTTGAGCAGAATGCTACGTTAGAAAGGCACTAGAATAGAACCCGAAGAAGTTTTTTGTGGCAAATTAGCTACATTAGTTCCACATAAGATCTAAAAAGCTGATATTTCTTTAAAGAAACATCAAATTTCACAAAAGTGATTTTACTATTCTGCATTGATCATGTTGCCTGAATGCTATTGTAGTGTTCCCGACAAATCCACTGCAGTGTTCCGatgtgaaacatttcatgtgatACATTTCAGAGCGTTACTGTCAGACAATTCTTGGATTTTAAACATATGATTTTtctctatggaccgatgcacgagttcacaaaattgacgtttgagcagtgctgaattcactagtttccatggtcacataaatagcacggcaccgcttaaacgtcaaatagtgaacccgtgcattggtccattacgACGGTCCCAAACTATATTCGCgtctacgaaggtaattaccacagttgaccctatgcgtgaagctccgattattttacatggcaaagcatagggaGTCAATTtccaaatgcttctaaaaaattcaaaacacttgttaattaaattctgtcaagtgtacggggttagactattgatcaactatagaatcagcagcatattgagaaaaaaatataaaactcaaaattatatgcctataatgtagcccatcaaaagtatatcaacatatattgaaaagattttaaataactattgtagttaattttatatgagcatttgaaatttcgcttcctataccttgccgggtaaaattttcgacgcttcacgcatcgagcaaacttttcccagatggcagcaccgtaccttcgtacaCTCGAATTGTagtaacgagcttcgactgtcaACTATCGAAATCACAGAAAACTATAAGAAATTTAGAACTGTCGTTCATTTTAGACTTTAGTCACAGCATGATAAATTTCACGCAATATAACTGAATATTCtcatctttgtttttttttttgagttttgtttaaggtgaaggAGTCGAAGCCATACCTCAACTTCTCAAGAACACGAATCTAGAGAATCATACACCTATCAAAGCTAAATCTTGATCAAGAGATCAAGAGATCAtcgattctaacaaaatttcaacaaaagtgGCTATCTGGTTTCCCATGTATGCCCTCTTCAAGatttgaggtatggcttcgCTTCATCTTCACCGTATTAAGCTACATCGTGTATTGAGCAATGAGTGACCTTGATGGTGTCCTCGTCAGTCGATATCAGCGAGGAAATTGGCTTGAAGAAAATCACTGGATTGTCCGGTTTGGCAGCATTCGTCAGCTTTAGGATTTCTCTGCAAGGTCATGACATacaaaaattaataattaaagCTAATGATAAGACAAAACAACGATAGCAGCATTCGCATCCCCTTCGCTCACTTATAGTTTACGCCAGCGCCAATGATTTTACGCGTagagttgaaaaagttttgcGACATTTTTCCCGTTCCAGTGCCAATTTTAACTCTCACTTTCCACGAACACTCCTGACTTACAACTAACTAGCCTGGTGATAGGCTCGCGATCAACCTCTTCTATGAGATCTTATGAAAGCTGATGTGATTAGGCCTATCAACGAACGGTTCAAGATGCGAAAACACAATCTTCTGTACTCGTTGGCTCAGTTTGAAGAGTGTGTGTAATGGTATTTATTAAAGTGCGGCTATCTGCTCACAACACAAATCGCCATCAGTTGGTATACCAATACACCACCCCACCCTATCACCAATCGTGTGCACAGCGTTCTGTCGGTGCGAAGTAGTGACGTCACTCATTCCattcacatttttatttttaattttgtttatctCTCCAATGAGGAGAGATGAAATAAACTCTCTTCTCTCTCAGTGTTCACACAAGCATGAAGACAGAAACACGCTCATCTCGATTGACACACAACGTTCGCGCTCGTTTGGAGCAAACAATGTTTTGCTATTTTATGGGTCTAAAAATTGTGTAAAATCCATACATGTTTGGGTAATTTAAGAACATTATATAACCTAAAATGTTAGTTGATTCAACATAAATTCaaacatctaaaaaaatattttagaaattcagATTCTTGCAAGAAGTTCGTCTAGCAAATCTTAACACTGGGAATCTCGAAGCTAAATCTAACAGGAAAGCTTAACCACAAAAAAATAGCTATTCCATCCTCTAAAGAGCTACCAACTGGTAGCTCGACCAGTATCTTCTGATCCTATTCTTCAATCCAAGTATCTACAATTCATTTATTATCACTAATCAATAGCATACCTCCAAACGCTTACACCGACAATGCCCATATATTCTACAATCCCAACAGTTTTACGTTTTCAGATTCAATTAGGTTTTATGGagaagtctccatcttctccgggactacGCCGTAAGGTAATGCaatcttccctcaaaagtttgcctaatcccgaaggaggtggggcaaatttgaaaataccgAAAAACCAGGTCTTTGACGCTACCGtcccgtgttgcagcaaaggtTTGCCGCCCCTGCCTCCACCGActaaatacacttcgaaaagaagctctagacaagatagcaagacaaaagctactgaagtccctcgctcttcttCGAAAACTCCCCGGGCtgagcgaggactgataacttttatgGCCCTTGTGGgtcgcatatgtaatgctctcggagtttcagactcattcaggagcataggggggctgggggcaagaaggacaccttaagaatTATAAGTTTAAATCATgtttgattagcacaatttttgaagattattccagtgtaggagcaagctcacctcttgttctaaatgatgttatcgatagatttcaaaaatgtaagaaacatatgatgatttgagatttttgaaaatgtctcttcttatgaggtttttagacgaggcacggggcaagagtgccactcgtatggggcaagaagaccaccagagaaaaatgccacaaattttgtatattattatttccccgcctaaacgataaattctagagtaagtaaagataaaaactgagagaTAAAAGTTGAGTTAAAAAGTAATTCTACGAAATTAATGAGgttctcatcttatttgactgtaacaataatcgTATAAATTTTTAGAAACCATTCTGAATGTCcaaaatggtttattttgattttatttagtagaaGACATTGATTTAAtacaatattaaacaagaaaaataaaagttcaattgattttatatgagaaaattgcggtgtccctcttgccccataagacatactgtttttatatatgtaaaacttaatgtcaaaagaactttttcgaaaaaaaaaaatcctcacagctaTTGGGAGTCAaaacttgttttccagtctaacattcttataatatttcgcatttttcgcATTGGTGagttaaaattttttttctaagttttgtactaaacatttttaactgtaataattacacaaccctcaattagtactcaatttattcttatcctGAGTTTAACatcaaaacatttatttgaattacgtgaaattagaggtggcactattGCCCCGGGTGTCGCTCTTGCCCCATGCCCCCCTATATGCTTTattcgacctttttctccccgcaatagaagaatatctcagggaatggaccaatgcacgaattcactacacgctaaacttgtcacgctcagaaatgagtgccgagtacacaaaatcagcctctcttcatgcagtacagattctgtgcaaagggggctgtacacagttttgagcaaacggtggtaaacaaaccgaatgagtgaaatgcgcacagaggaggaacgcttggaatgcggaattcgcttccatttttgttttgcttctgaaaacataaaaaaaacattcaaattttcaagttttcagagattttttcattcgaatagccgaagcggaagcaaatggggaaaaacttccacatttgcgaccatcttccggcttttcgcctgaaaaaatcacagaaaactccccatcttaccaacggccaactgtttgctgccgcgcgggagagattgacaattccatttccatcgatccccgcacagccgaaggccaacacatcggctacacacagcatgagtgcgacttacaccgaattttcactcagccagagagtcctgcattggttgcctcattctgtgtagtttttacacatgcgctgcgttgagcaggcttagcgtgtagtttgacgtttgagcggtgccatattcactcgttaccatggccacataaataacacgacattgctaaaacgtcaaatagtgaactcgtgcataggtccattgactatctcgtggcccctccttgcttcgatcatatctttcgatggctaattcattaagggccgatttcttcaccttaagccgtaaaccacgtttacccatacgattaaaccaggtttaaggcctaagcggtggtgaagaaaccgcttataagtgaggtacaagatatgatcactgtgctacagtggaactgtcatagtctaaaacctaaattagacacatttaagtttttgcttcacaattccgattgtgatacacgctaagaaaataaaataatagatatgttaaataccattctaaaaccatattcggtctattTACTCATTGTGATGCATTTTAATGTATTAAGCTTAGCTAGTATAAACGTATTTTATATCgccaaatgattttttaaaaaatatttatttaatgcATAAAGTTCTAAAATTCCAGACATTGAATAAAATTAGTCATTTTCATTGGACTTTTGTAAACAAGAgctaagaaaaaagaaaaaaagtgaacttttgcatgtcctttatttattttcagattaATCATGTTCAGATCTACACGGTAAAAATCGAAAATACTATTTAGAgtgatatttaatatattctcgatattttttatatatatccGTTGCGATGCTTATCAAATATGAATcggattattttattttatacattGTAGTGTATATCGGTGATTGATATTTCACTATGCTTATGAGTTGCAGATACCTAATCTTGGGACTTAACAAACAGATTCATTACAGTTTCCAATTCAGATTAAGAAATAAGCAATGGCGTGTTTCCTAAAAGATATATCGCTAAGTTAAGCTAGTTCCGCGTTCCtttttttctattaaacttTCGGAACCGTTTTAGTGTGAAAGATGCCTGTTAGAGAATCCATCATCCTCTATCTGGATTGTATTTCATTGCAAGCTTTGGAATTGCAGGCAAATTGCCATTATACGGGTTTCTAAAAATACGCGAaagtaatatttaaacaaaGACAGCATTGAGAACAACAAGGAGGTAATTTCTATATGATCTTAAACTGAATATAATTATCAAAATGTTCAACCTTTTCTCAGCAGATTTTTTGATATGCCAGCAAGAAATATCGGTGACGTCGGAGAAACCGAAACCGGAAAGAATCTCACTCGTAGGACCACCCATTTGAATGATGGACGGCAATGGCAGCCTATTTGGAATTAGATACTAGATCTGAACATGATtaatctgaaaataaataaaggACATGCAAAAGTTcactttctttcttttttcttaGCTCTTGTTTACAAAAGTCCAATGAAAATGACTAATTTTATTCAATGTCTGTGTGGTAATGGATTCATAGCTCTATATAATACCTAAAGTTTCAATATATTGAAGCTATAAGAAATACATTCAAATTTGATCTTAAATAAATGATGTCAATAAGCATCATTTGAAAATaggaccatttcaaaaataacgCTCGATTGAGCATCACGCTGGATGTACCCTCCAGTTATTCGAATCTGTGTAGACTTTGGTTGGAAGAAGCCGTTTCTGTTTCTCTCTCTTTCTTTCAGCAAAGAACAGAACGAGAGAGTGTGTTCGCGAGTGATACGATCACAAACACAGTCATAGGGAGGTCTGCTGACTATGCAATGATCACAGAAGAAAAATTGAGTCagttaaggccttttggtgcgtcatcacaaaatggcttcttcaaaaatcaatatcatattgttatgatagtattggtatttgcaacatcgatgaaatataactgcttatcacctgatttaatggataatttatgcgaagaaaaatgcttcaggtggtatttcaatatttaatgaacactttcagatacagcattatgaatttagc
It contains:
- the LOC5578011 gene encoding phospholipid phosphatase 5 codes for the protein MNKNGSVTTPATPVSKSTSINGNGVASANINLFQEIVIRLMLFGLYFYFELKEAFVRVIHPEEMWLYKNPISPSYVPLALLYPAVFGLVGLVIIGYFIRSRDFQDFKCAWLGFSLACTLNGAITDVIKVSVGRPRPDFFYRCFPDGQMNEDMACTGDAWTVKDGRKSFPSGHSSFAFAALGYLAWYLFAKLHVFTERGRGQTWRLLASGGPLFAALMVAISRTCDYHHHWQDVTVGSLIGLTVGYLSYRQYYPPLDSRHCYLPYSSEVISPNSNRKSVSKRDQVPDESESDTKMLLGGEEKESKWT
- the LOC5578010 gene encoding acylpyruvase FAHD1, mitochondrial codes for the protein MSQNFFNSTRKIIGAGVNYKEILKLTNAAKPDNPVIFFKPISSLISTDEDTIKVPKVFGAINYEAELGVVIGKKCNNVSPDQAMNYVAGYCLALDMTGMDFILDARPKGLPWCLGKGFDTSTPVSRLIPAEELGDPNDVRVWCKVNDQLKQDDRTSNLIFTISELIAYTSKYMTLEENDLILTGTPAGAGPVRDGDVLECGLGDIVQMKFNVKDE